The region GCTCTTTTTCTTCCGGAAGCTGATCCTTGTCATAGCCCCCATGGGTGTCGCCATCCTCACAATACTGATAACCATGGGAACCCTCATCGCGACGGGCAACACCGTCCACATAATGAGTTCCATGATCCCCATCTTCCTCATGCCCATCGCGGTAGTGGACTCCGTCCATCTCCTTTCTGTTTTCTTCGACCGTTACCAGATCTACCGGGACCGTGAGAAAACCCTCAAAGTGGTCATGAGGGAATTGTTTACACCGATGCTCTACACCAGCCTCACGACGCTCGTGGGGTTCGGCAGCCTGATGATGGCTCCCATACCACCGGTCAAGGTCTTCGGCGGGTTTGTGGCCCTCGGCGTGTTCGTGGCCTGGCTGCTCACAGTCACCCTCATCCCCGCCTACATCATGCTCTTTCTCCCTGAGAGCAAGCTTGAAAACTTCGGCGCGGTGATTGATGAAAAATCGAGTAAGGCGCGCTCACCTTTGGCCGAATTGCTGATAATGAGCGGCAGCTTCACCAGAAGGAGGGCCACTCCCATCCTGCTGGTCACCGCCATCGTACTCGGGATATCCATCTACGGGATTACCTTGATCCGGATTAACGACAACCCCGTAAAATGGTTTGTTAAAAGCCACCCAATTCGGATTGCGGATACCATCTTGAACAAGCATTTCGGAGGGACATACGAGGCGTATCTGATCTTTGAACCCCCGGCCACACCACAGACACTCCACAGGGAACTTGAACCGACAATTCATTTTCTTGACCAGGAGGCACAGAGTACCGAACCCGCGATGGCGTCCATTATCGCCACCCTCAAGGACCGGCTCGCTGCAAGAGAGAAGGGGGAGGCCGCCGCGGAAAAACCGAACCCCATCAATGTTCTTGAAGGGCTGAGTCAGGACCTGGATAAAACCACGGCAGACGTACCCGAGGACAACGTGGCGCTGTGGGATGAAATAGACACACTGTCCGCGGGTCTCGAGGACGAACGGACCAGTCTTAACACCTTCAAGGATCCTGCGACCCTCCGATACATCGCAAAGCTCCAGAAGCACCTGGCAGCCGATCCCGTGGTGGGGAAAACCAACGGGTTTACCGATATTATCAAAAAAGTAAACATGGAGCTGCTTGGGGGCAAGACGGAAGAATTGAGGATCCCCGACTCACCGGCCATGGTTGCCCAGGCATCTCTGCTTTTCCAGGGAAGCCACAATCCCGACTTCATCTGGCACCTGGTTACCCCGGACTACCGGCGGCTCAACCTCTGGCTGCAGCTGAAGAGCGGCGACAACAGGGACATGGAAAGCGTCGTCAAGGACACGGAAGCCTATCTGAAGAACAATCCTCCTCCGGTTCCCCTGAACCATGCATGGGCCGGGCTTACCTACCTGAACGTGGTCTGGCAGGACAGGATGGTCAGGGGAATGCTCATGAGCCTCGCCAGCAGCTATGTTGTTGTGCTCTTGATGATGATGTTCCTGTTCAGGTCCATCCTCTGGGGAATCCTCTCCATGATCCCCCTCACCGTGACGATCAGTTTTATTTATGGCGCCTCGGGACTCATCGGCAAGGACTACGATATGGTCATGGCAATCCTGTCCAGCATGACCCTTGGAATGAGCATCGACTTCGCCATCCATTATATCGAACGGGCCAGGGAACTTTACAACATGACCCACTCATGGCCCAAGGTATCGGAGATCATGTCCATGGCGCCCGCCCGTGCCATAACGCGAAATGCCATCGTCATTGCCGTGGGATTCCTGCCCCTTCTGTTGTCGTCTCTGACACCATATAAAAGCGTGGGAGTGCTGCTGGCCACCATCATGATCTTATCCGGTGTGGGGACACTGCTGATACTGCCGGCGCTGATCGAGAAAATGCAGAAGCACCTCTTCAAGAGGATAAAGGAAGACGAAGAGACAGCGGTGGATATTGATCCGGTCAGCATGACTATTCGAGTGGAAAGCGAGGAAAGATAAGATGAAGAAAACATTGATTGCAGCAGTATTGACCGTCCTTTTCATGGTCCCGGCGACATACAGTTTCGCACTGTCCGTAGACCAGATCGTAGAAAAGGCCAACATAGCCTCCTACTACGGGGGAGACAATGGCATGGCAAAGGTCCACATGGTCATCACAGACAGGCGGGGGCGGACCAGGGAAAGAGAATTCACCATCCTTCGGAAGGACGTTAAAGACGGGGGTGACCAGCTCTATTACGTGTACTTCCACAAACCGGGAGATGTCAGGAAGCTTGTTTTCATGGTGCACAAGCACGTCGGCAAAAACGACGACAGGTGGCTCTACCTACCGGCGCTGGACCTGGTCAAGAGGATTGCGGCGTCCGACAAGCGCACCAGCTTCGTAGGATCGAACTTCCTTTATGAGGACGTTTCCGGCAGGAGCACCAAGGCGGATACCCACACTCTCAAAGAAGAAACCG is a window of bacterium BMS3Abin14 DNA encoding:
- a CDS encoding MMPL family protein, coding for MGHRITDFSIRHPKTVILMALIITALSLFRLNHVKVDTDPENMLDKNEWVRVFHNEVKQDFALSDMIVLGVVNEGDANGVFNPATLSKVYRITEGIKGIEGVVTQDIMALSTVDDIQQGGLGSVRFKYLMDGPVKTGDEALKIRDRAMANPLLYGTLVSEDGKALAIYIPIVEKKVANRVSKAVDALIAAEPKGQEKYYITGLPVAEDTFGIEMFNQMGISAPLAALVIFLLMLFFFRKLILVIAPMGVAILTILITMGTLIATGNTVHIMSSMIPIFLMPIAVVDSVHLLSVFFDRYQIYRDREKTLKVVMRELFTPMLYTSLTTLVGFGSLMMAPIPPVKVFGGFVALGVFVAWLLTVTLIPAYIMLFLPESKLENFGAVIDEKSSKARSPLAELLIMSGSFTRRRATPILLVTAIVLGISIYGITLIRINDNPVKWFVKSHPIRIADTILNKHFGGTYEAYLIFEPPATPQTLHRELEPTIHFLDQEAQSTEPAMASIIATLKDRLAAREKGEAAAEKPNPINVLEGLSQDLDKTTADVPEDNVALWDEIDTLSAGLEDERTSLNTFKDPATLRYIAKLQKHLAADPVVGKTNGFTDIIKKVNMELLGGKTEELRIPDSPAMVAQASLLFQGSHNPDFIWHLVTPDYRRLNLWLQLKSGDNRDMESVVKDTEAYLKNNPPPVPLNHAWAGLTYLNVVWQDRMVRGMLMSLASSYVVVLLMMMFLFRSILWGILSMIPLTVTISFIYGASGLIGKDYDMVMAILSSMTLGMSIDFAIHYIERARELYNMTHSWPKVSEIMSMAPARAITRNAIVIAVGFLPLLLSSLTPYKSVGVLLATIMILSGVGTLLILPALIEKMQKHLFKRIKEDEETAVDIDPVSMTIRVESEER